One genomic window of Micropterus dolomieu isolate WLL.071019.BEF.003 ecotype Adirondacks linkage group LG06, ASM2129224v1, whole genome shotgun sequence includes the following:
- the fzr1b gene encoding fizzy-related protein homolog isoform X1, whose product MDQEYERRLLRQINHQNLPTEARLSKCVSVTCSPVSVKSGDRFIPTRAGSNWSINFHYANENCRSPNQSHKAKDASSDSSKDAVAYAALLRNELLGAGIETVPDPHTDDRRHAVLSQDSHSLFRYTVHTKRVPFNSDNEVSPYSLSPLSNKSHKLLRSPRKPARKISKIPFKVLDAPELQDDFYLNLVDWSAGNLLSVGLGACVYLWSACTSQVTRLCDLSVDGDSVTSVCWNERGSLVAVGTHKGYVQIWDAAGGRKLTSLEGHSARVGALAWNGEQLSSGSRDRVILQRDVRTPPSAERRLQGHRQEVCGLKWSPDHQHLASGGNDNKLLVWNSSSLLPVQQYSDHLAAVKAIAWSPHQHGLLASGGGTADRCLRFWNTLTGQALQSTDTGSQVCNLAWSKHANELVSTHGYSQNQILVWKYPSLTQVAKLTGHSYRVLYLAVSPDGEAIVTGAGDETLRFWNVFSKTRCTKESKSVLNLFTRIR is encoded by the exons ATGGACCAAGAGTACGAGAGACGGCTGCTGAGGCAAATCAACCACCAGAACCTGCCGACAGAGGCCCGCCTGTCAAAG TGTGTAAGTGTTACCTGCAGTCCTGTCAGTGTTAAGTCAGGGGACCGCTTCATTCCCACCCGCGCTGGAAGCAACTGGAGCATCAACTTCCACTATGCCAAT GAGAACTGTCGCTCCCCAAATCAGAGCCATAAAGCAAAGGATGCCAGCTCAGATTCAAGCAAAg ATGCTGTGGCATACGCTGCCCTGTTGAGGAACGAGTTACTGGGGGCAGGGATAGAGACTGTGCCAGACCCTCACACGGACGACCGGCGGCATGCAGTCCTCTCTCAAGACTCTCACAGCCTTTTTAGG TACACTGTCCACACTAAGAGAGTGCCTTTCAATAGCGATAATGAAGTCTCACCGTACTCCCTTTCTCCACTTAGTAACAAAAG TCACAAACTGCTTCGCTCCCCTCGTAAACCAGCCCGCAAGATCTCCAAGATCCCCTTCAAAGTGCTGGACGCTCCGGAGCTGCAGGACGACTTCTACCTCAACCTGGTAGACTGGTCAGCGGGCAATTTGCTCAGTGTCGGACTAGGAGCATGTGTGTACCTGTGGAGTGCCTGTACCAGCCAG GTGACAAGGTTATGTGACCTTTCAGTGGACGGAGACTCTGTTACATCAGTTTGTTGGAATGAGAGG GGTAGTCTCGTTGCTGTCGGAACCCACAAGGGTTACGTTCAGATCTGGGACGCAGCAGGAGGGAGGAAGCTGACCAGTCTGGAGGGTCACTCCGCACGTGTAG GTGCCCTGGCGTGGAATGGAGAGCAGCTGTCGTCAGGGAGTCGGGACAGAGTGATCCTACAGCGGGATGTCAGAACCCCCCCTTCTGCTGAGAGGAGGCTGCAAGGTCACAGACAAGAAGTGTGCGGTCTCAAATGGTCTCCTGACCACCAGCACCTTGCATCCGGAGGCAACGACAACAAG CTGCTGGTGTGGAACAGCTCCAGCCTGCTCCCTGTGCAGCAGTACAGTGACCACCTGGCAGCGGTGAAGGCCATTGCCTGGTCGCCCCACCAACATGGGCTGCTGGCGTCCGGGGGCGGCACTGCCGACCGCTGCCTGCGCTTCTGGAACACACTGACAGGTCAGGCGCTGCAGAGCACCGACACCGGCTCCCAGGTCTGCAACCTGGCATGGTCCAAACATGCCAACGAACTg GTGAGCACTCACGGCTACTCTCAGAACCAGATCCTGGTGTGGAAGTATCCGTCACTGACGCAGGTGGCCAAGTTGACAGGACACTCCTATAGAGTGTTGTATCTG GCCGTGTCACCAGATGGGGAGGCCATCGTTACAGGAGCCGGGGATGAGACGCTACGTTTCTGGAACGTCTTCAGTAAGACACGCTGCACCAAG GAATCAAAGTCAGTGCTGAACCTCTTCACAAGAATTCGATAG
- the LOC123971911 gene encoding cAMP-specific 3',5'-cyclic phosphodiesterase 4B-like isoform X1: MGLCCSDKQTKNFGMLTSWKKFKRMLNRELSHLSEMSRSGNQVSEYISNTFLDKQNELELPCPVPKSRERKRRQGHQQQQQQQQGGMMTQISGVRKVSHTPSISGSAGNRFGVKTDQEELLSKDLEDINKWGLNIFRVAEHSHARPLTCIMYTIFQERDLMRTFKIPTDTFVTFMLTLEGHYHSDVAYHNSLHAADVAQSTHILLSTPALDAVFTDLEILAAIFAAAIHDVDHPGVSNQFLINTNSELALMYNDESVLENHHLAVGFKLLQEDNCDIFQNLSKKQRQTLRRMVIDMVLATDMSKHMSLLADLKTMVETKKVTSSGVLLLDNYTDRMQVLRNMVHCADLSNPTKPLDLYRQWTDRIMDEFFHQGDRERERGMEISPMCDKHTASVERTQVGFIDYIVHPLWETWADLVHPDAQDILDTLEDNRNWYQSMIPQSPSPPFYTSDREGGPHGEVEGGPVASKFQFELTLDDQDGDSQSGMMETSDGVTLQDHPSDQDGVQMATRDLSPAET, from the exons ATGGGACTATGTTGTTCTGACAAGCAGACGAAGAACTTTGGGATGCTTACAAGTTGGAAAAAG TTCAAGAGGATGCTGAACCGGGAGCTGAGCCACCTGTCTGAGATGAGTCGCTCAGGCAACCAAGTGTCAGAGTACATCTCCAACACCTTCCTAG ACAAGCAGAATGAGTTGGAGCTTCCGTGTCCAGTTCCTAAGTCGAGggaaaggaagaggaggcagggccatcagcaacagcagcagcagcagcagggtggGATGATGACTCAGATCAGTGGGGTGAGGAAGGTCAGCCACACGCCCAGCATTTCTGGAAGCGCCGGAAATCGTTTTGGGGTCAAGACGGACCAGGAGGAACTGCTGTCGAAA GACCTGGAGGACATCAACAAATGGGGCCTGAATATCTTCAGAGTGGCCGAGCACTCCCATGCCCGGCCGCTCACATGCATCATGTACACCATCTTTCAG GAGCGAGACCTGATGAGGACGTTCAAGATTCCAACGGACACCTTTGTGACGTTCATGCTGACCCTGGAGGGCCACTATCACTCTGACGTGGCCTACCACAACAGCCTACACGCCGCTGATGTAGCCCAGTCCACACATATCCTCCTGTCCACTCCCGCACTGGAT GCGGTCTTCACAGATCTGGAGATCTTGGCGGCCATTTTCGCTGCAGCCATTCATGACGTGGACCACCCAGGCGTGTCCAACCAGTTCCTCATCAACACCA ACTCCGAGCTGGCTCTGATGTACAACGATGAGTCAGTGCTGGAGAACCACCACCTGGCTGTGGGCTtcaagctgctgcaggaagacAACTGCGACATCTTCCAAAACCTCAGCAAGAAGCAGAGGCAGACACTCCGGAGGATGGTCATTGACATG GTATTGGCAACTGACATGTCTAAACACATGAGCCTGCTGGCTGATCTGAAGACGATGGTAGAAACCAAGAAAGTGACCAGCTCTGGAGTTCTGCTGTTGGACAACTATACAGACAGAATGCAG gTTTTGCGCAACATGGTTCACTGTGCGGACCTGAGCAACCCGACCAAGCCTCTGGATCTTTACCGACAGTGGACAGACAGGATCATGGATGAGTTCTTCCaccagggagacagagagagagagagggggatggAGATCAGTCCGATGtgtgacaaacacacagcttcAGTGGAGAGAACGCAG GTTGGCTTTATCGATTACATTGTCCACCCTCTGTGGGAGACGTGGGCCGACTTGGTCCACCCCGACGCCCAGGACATCCTGGACACGCTGGAGGACAACAGGAACTGGTACCAGAGCATGATCCCCCAGAGTCCTTCCCCTCCCTTCTACACCAGCGACAGGGAGGGTGGCCCACAtggggaggtggaggggggACCTGTGGCGAGTAAATTTCAGTTTGAACTGACGCTGGATGACCAGGATGGAGACAGCCAGAGCGGGATGATGGAGACATCTGACGGCGTGACACTCCAGGACCATCCCTCTGATCAGGATGGCGTACAAATGGCAACGCGTGACCTCTCCCCAGCGGAAACATAG
- the fzr1b gene encoding fizzy-related protein homolog isoform X2, with product MDQEYERRLLRQINHQNLPTEARLSKENCRSPNQSHKAKDASSDSSKDAVAYAALLRNELLGAGIETVPDPHTDDRRHAVLSQDSHSLFRYTVHTKRVPFNSDNEVSPYSLSPLSNKSHKLLRSPRKPARKISKIPFKVLDAPELQDDFYLNLVDWSAGNLLSVGLGACVYLWSACTSQVTRLCDLSVDGDSVTSVCWNERGSLVAVGTHKGYVQIWDAAGGRKLTSLEGHSARVGALAWNGEQLSSGSRDRVILQRDVRTPPSAERRLQGHRQEVCGLKWSPDHQHLASGGNDNKLLVWNSSSLLPVQQYSDHLAAVKAIAWSPHQHGLLASGGGTADRCLRFWNTLTGQALQSTDTGSQVCNLAWSKHANELVSTHGYSQNQILVWKYPSLTQVAKLTGHSYRVLYLAVSPDGEAIVTGAGDETLRFWNVFSKTRCTKESKSVLNLFTRIR from the exons ATGGACCAAGAGTACGAGAGACGGCTGCTGAGGCAAATCAACCACCAGAACCTGCCGACAGAGGCCCGCCTGTCAAAG GAGAACTGTCGCTCCCCAAATCAGAGCCATAAAGCAAAGGATGCCAGCTCAGATTCAAGCAAAg ATGCTGTGGCATACGCTGCCCTGTTGAGGAACGAGTTACTGGGGGCAGGGATAGAGACTGTGCCAGACCCTCACACGGACGACCGGCGGCATGCAGTCCTCTCTCAAGACTCTCACAGCCTTTTTAGG TACACTGTCCACACTAAGAGAGTGCCTTTCAATAGCGATAATGAAGTCTCACCGTACTCCCTTTCTCCACTTAGTAACAAAAG TCACAAACTGCTTCGCTCCCCTCGTAAACCAGCCCGCAAGATCTCCAAGATCCCCTTCAAAGTGCTGGACGCTCCGGAGCTGCAGGACGACTTCTACCTCAACCTGGTAGACTGGTCAGCGGGCAATTTGCTCAGTGTCGGACTAGGAGCATGTGTGTACCTGTGGAGTGCCTGTACCAGCCAG GTGACAAGGTTATGTGACCTTTCAGTGGACGGAGACTCTGTTACATCAGTTTGTTGGAATGAGAGG GGTAGTCTCGTTGCTGTCGGAACCCACAAGGGTTACGTTCAGATCTGGGACGCAGCAGGAGGGAGGAAGCTGACCAGTCTGGAGGGTCACTCCGCACGTGTAG GTGCCCTGGCGTGGAATGGAGAGCAGCTGTCGTCAGGGAGTCGGGACAGAGTGATCCTACAGCGGGATGTCAGAACCCCCCCTTCTGCTGAGAGGAGGCTGCAAGGTCACAGACAAGAAGTGTGCGGTCTCAAATGGTCTCCTGACCACCAGCACCTTGCATCCGGAGGCAACGACAACAAG CTGCTGGTGTGGAACAGCTCCAGCCTGCTCCCTGTGCAGCAGTACAGTGACCACCTGGCAGCGGTGAAGGCCATTGCCTGGTCGCCCCACCAACATGGGCTGCTGGCGTCCGGGGGCGGCACTGCCGACCGCTGCCTGCGCTTCTGGAACACACTGACAGGTCAGGCGCTGCAGAGCACCGACACCGGCTCCCAGGTCTGCAACCTGGCATGGTCCAAACATGCCAACGAACTg GTGAGCACTCACGGCTACTCTCAGAACCAGATCCTGGTGTGGAAGTATCCGTCACTGACGCAGGTGGCCAAGTTGACAGGACACTCCTATAGAGTGTTGTATCTG GCCGTGTCACCAGATGGGGAGGCCATCGTTACAGGAGCCGGGGATGAGACGCTACGTTTCTGGAACGTCTTCAGTAAGACACGCTGCACCAAG GAATCAAAGTCAGTGCTGAACCTCTTCACAAGAATTCGATAG